The DNA window ACTCCAGCAATAACAATGTTAGTTCCTCTTCGGCCAAGCGGTATTCCTCCTCGAATCTTAACCCGAATAACAGTTCCGGCTACTCCTACTCATCGAAGCGCAATCGAAGCAATGCCTACTCGTCGACGAACTCGCCCACCCATGGGAATAGCTTTTCCAGCAACCGCAACTACGAGTTGGCCAAACGTATTCTGCACACCTGGTGGATTTACACCCTGAAACTTTTAACGTGGCTGTTTTATTTGGTGTACGATATCGTGGTTCTGGGCTTCAGCATGGGATACGAGCGGATGACGTTGGCCTACGTGGCTGCATTGGCTTATGCGCGGCAGCTGCAAAAGGAACTGAAGCAGAACTCTGGCAAGCCAAGCATATGGTGGCGAAGTTATTGGCGGCGATTCGACGCTCGCTTTGCAAAGAACTCGCGCCTGGCCGTATGGCGACGTTTCTACAAACGCAAGCCGCCAGAAACCACTTCCGAGCAATTCAAAACTGGTCGTCTGCCACAAACGGGTGAAGAAGCAATGTACTCTCTGCTTAATTGCAAGGGAAAGGATGCATACAGGTGAGCTCTGCTCAACTACTATTGAACGTGTGCAACAGTTCTTACTTCTCGTTCTAGCATACTTGGGGTCCCGCCAGACAGCTCCCAGGAGCAGATCCGTAAGCACTACAAAAAGATTGCCGTGCTCGTGCATCCcgataaaaacaaacaagccgGTGCTGAGGAGGCTTTTAAGGTGCTGCAGCGCGCCTTTGAGTTAATCGGAGAACCGGTAGAGCATTCTCATTTATGATGAATGATCAATGGCTATCTTAAAAGTTTCTTTTTGTAGGAGAATCGTCTCATTTACGACCAAAGCATTGCCGAGACTCTGCACACCGAGAAGGCGTGGACGGAGTTGCACGACCTGCTTTCCCAACTTCAAACCAAAATGGCTGAGGCGGCCAATACCATAAGGTGCGTATTTACCACACGCGTCTCCATAGATAGCGAATCACTAACCGTTCTGGTTGCCGCTTTAAATAGGTGCAGCACTTGTGCCCAGCGTCATCCTCGCAAGCTAACCGAACGCCCTCACTATGCGGCGCGTGAGTGCGCCTCCTGCAAAATACGGCACTCCGCCAAAGATGTAAGGGTGCAGAGATCCACAGATGGACATACTCATGTCTGtaaaatgtgtttttgttttcgcaaTAGGGTGACATTTGGGCCGAGACGAGCATGATGGGCTTGCGGTGGAAATACTTGGCGCTAATGGACGGCAAGGTCTATGACATAACCGAGTGGGCCAACTGCCAAAAAGGAGCTCTGTCACATTTGGAACCAAACTCGCACATGGTGCAGTACCGCATCGTGCGCGGtgctcagcagcagcagcagcagcaacaacagcagcagcagcagcagcaacaacaacaccaccaccagcacccgCAGCAGCCACATCACGATCGGGGCGTACATCATCCTGGTGGAGGAGTGAGCGGCGTTAGGTAAGGCCGAACTCCCTCGAGCATTATGCAAAACACGAAATGAAACAATCTCACTTTGCAGCGAGGCTACATTGCATGAGTTCTTGGACAACTTGTACAGCGGCCAGCATCCGGGGGCGCACAACGCCTTTGCAGGAAATGTTCGTCGGCGAACGAGACGTAACTAAGCGGTCCTCGCGGTCATAATCTTAAGTGTTTTAAAATCTCTAATATACAGTTATAATCTATCCAATGTGTCGCCGTCGGCTGATTGGCCTTTACTACCTTCCAAACAGCACCTGTCCATCCACATTTCCTACTCTAACCGCAAGGACCTACAAGCGCCCGAGGTCTAATGTTGCTTAGTTCAAAAGCCATATCAACTCTCGAAGCTGGTTTGATAACATTTTGATTTTGGAAAGGTCGCGACGTTTTTTTTGACTTGACACATTGAATTGTAAAATTGCCTCCCACTTAGACTACATCTATGTTTTAATATGTTGTTTTCGCTCCCTCTTCGACGGCCAGCTTGTCACACGTAGTTCTTAGCAAAAGCTTTAGTTCTAAGTTCTAACTTTACTATTTCCGTCAATTTTTAAGCGAATGCGACGGCACACTTGTATAATTTAACACATTCAAATTAAACCAACAATaatgttaataaaataataattaacgCAACATATTAAATGATTTGAAAATGCGGTTTCTCCGAAATCGAAATGGTTGGCTGGCTAAATGAATTAAGGATGTAGTAGTTAATTTTAGTGATTTTATTGAAAAAATGCTCCACTCCATTTTCACCTAATTTtctacatatttttgttttgtttgcttttgtatttgtataatattaattacatAGGTAATGTTTGCACCAAAATGGCTATTACGCATACAAAACGTATTGCAATTGCATACCCAGAGTGTGGGACTTACAgtctattttgttttttgattcCAACAATTTACTAATTTAATGCTCGCTTTGAAGTGGATCGATCTTATGGTTAGTCCCTCGTGTGTTTTCAATCTGCATTTGATATTGTTGCTGTGTGGTTGTTGTTAAAGACCAAAAGATGCGCGAGTTCATCTCGAGTTTCGGATTTATGTAGCTTAGCGGCATAATTGATTCgtaataaattaatgaaaCTTTTTATGGGTAATTAGATAGGCTTTGATTTCTTAATGGTTTCGTAcattactttttattttgtatactGTTAGAAGTTTCACAATCGTAATTGTCGAATACTCGCGTTTGCTTGTTTCTCTGATTAACGTAAATAGTAGGCTATTTTTGAAtgacttttatttttaacaattaTTGTGCCTAATTTTAAATTACACTTGTTTTTGCTCTATACATTTACAAAACTTGCCGtaggctgctgctgctgttttcaTATACTTcgataatatatatgtatgcatatatacacatatataaattaaattctaGGCTTAAATAGTTGAATGCTCTGctcacacacaaacatacaaTCCAAGTGCGTTGGCattagttttagttttaaattgattttgctGGGCTTCCGTTAGCGTTTTCGATTAGTTGAAATCTTGGTTTGCGACATTTGTTCTTGTATTATACAATCCGCTGGGATACTTATGATAAGTAAGCTTTGTACaactaaaaaagaaaaagaagcaacaAAACGTATTTAAAAAGTAGGCTAGAGAATGGGTGCATATGCATTCGCAATGCCTATACATTTGCATACGCCTCAATGGGTGTGGTGCACCCATGGGGTGGTGGTATGCTAGCGACCATTCGCATATTTCTATGTTCAGGTGTATGGATTTGGGTCTGCGGGGGAAGCCGCCTCGCAATGCCCTCGACAGTAGTCGGGATTAACAGTGTGTTCCCGCGCTTAGCATATTTCCCCTGCTGTCCAAGGACGTAGGTCCCGGCTTGGAATTTGGAAAGTGGATGGTCTGCGATGTGGAGTAGTAGTTGTGAGTTAAatgaagtgtgtgtgtgtgcctatGGAAATGACTCTGGGAGCTCCTCTCCTCTCCAGGAAGCTCCTGGCGCTACTGGCCCTCGCCGTGTCCTAAGCTCTGTGCTGGCGCCGCCCCTCCTTGCCCCGATATTATTTCGGCGTCTTCCGCTGTTTCAGCTCGTGGGAGGCGTCGTCCAGCAGCTTGGTGGCATACCCGTTGCTCAGTCCTCCGTTGGCCCCCTTGTGTGCGCTGCCGTTGGCCACCTGCTTGTAGACGTTCTCCACCCCATTGGCATGTCCATTGCTCAGCGGGGTGCTGCTCCCGTTGGCCTTGGAAGCGGGCGTCGCTGTCGCTGTCGCCTCCGTGGTCTGCGGCATGGCCAGATCGTCATGGGCGTTGATGCTCTTGCAGTAGCCATTGGGCTTGGCGTGTCCGTTGGCCAGGGCTCCGTTCTTTTTCTGAAAGGAGAACACAAGTAAAGCACATCAATTCGATTTGTCAGTAAAATGGAGTTCTCTAAAGCCATAGAAGTGACAAAATcctaatttaataataatctTCTAAAGTAAAAGAGAGAATCAGGAGACTAGCTCCCTTTGGCTGACTAATGGGTATTTTGATGGTCATGGAATTCGACAATTGCATTCTCTACAGTTTTTAGAGTTCCATCGGAGATTTTCTTATGGCAGATTTTTTCGAGCCACAGCTTGAAACCACCGCAATGATGCAACACTCGAAGTCGTAGGTCCGTAAGTCTGGCTTTGTCTCCCTTTCGCTGCCGCTGAATGCGAAGCTGTGGATGTGGCCTTTCCGCCAAACTTTCACTCGTGCGACGAGTCTCAGCGAATGCTGGGTGCCGAAACGAAGCCGGTTAACGTTATGTACCACCGCCCAGTGCTGGAGTCGCTAGAGACCTACTTGACGAAATCTCGTTAATGAATTTGGACCACATCATCTTGCGCATTTGTAATCGGCAGGCCGCAAGGTGCAGTGCAGCCATGATGATATAATCACGTTTGCCTCACAGCTCCGAATCGCGTCGCGTCGTTTCGGTTAGGTattcgtttttcattttcattaacACAGACCGGAATCTGGAAACCTCCGGGGCAACGTGGGAATCTCAGATTGATAATAATCGAGCGGTCACATCGACGCTATTTGCTGATCTCGGCCAGCGATTTAAGGACTGGCTGTGGCTTAGAGAAGCACTAGGGCCCATTTCCGGGGCGAACTCACCATCATGCGACTCCTGTAGGCTGCCTTGTAGAACTCGTTGAACAGGAAGAAGAACATGACCGCATGCATGCCGATCCACCAGACGAACGCCTTCGGGTAGTTGCAGTCGATGAAGAGCAGCTGGAAGGCGTGCACCATGATCAAGATGAACTGGACCTGTGGGAGCAGAGGATTAGGCTAGGAACACGGCTCACTTCCATGCAGCTTACCATCTGCAGAGTGGTCAGGTACTTCTTCCACCAGAGGTACTTCTGGTACTGCGGACCCATGGCGGAGAACATATAGTAGGTGTACATCACGATGTGGACGAAGGTGTTGAGCAGGCCGAAGAAGGTGCTGTGACCACCTGTAGGGGTGTAGGGAGAAT is part of the Drosophila sechellia strain sech25 chromosome 3R, ASM438219v1, whole genome shotgun sequence genome and encodes:
- the LOC6613830 gene encoding elongation of very long chain fatty acids protein AAEL008004 isoform X2; translated protein: MALIMKYIDSISRYMDSHSDSRTKGWPMMSSPFPTLAVCLTYVYLVKVLGPRLMENRKPLNLQNTLVMYNAIQVVFSAWLFYECLMGGWWGSYSFRCQPVDYTDSPTSRRMVHACWWYYFSKFTEFMDTIFFVLRKKSSQVTTLHVIHHGCMPMSVWFGVKFTPGGHSTFFGLLNTFVHIVMYTYYMFSAMGPQYQKYLWWKKYLTTLQMVQFILIMVHAFQLLFIDCNYPKAFVWWIGMHAVMFFFLFNEFYKAAYRSRMMKKNGALANGHAKPNGYCKSINAHDDLAMPQTTEATATATPASKANGSSTPLSNGHANGVENVYKQVANGSAHKGANGGLSNGYATKLLDDASHELKQRKTPK
- the LOC6613830 gene encoding elongation of very long chain fatty acids protein AAEL008004 isoform X1 codes for the protein MALIMKYIDSISRYMDSHSDSRTKGWPMMSSPFPTLAVCLTYVYLVKVLGPRLMENRKPLNLQNTLVMYNAIQVVFSAWLFYEIGISGWLTGHYSFRCQPVDYSNNPRTLRMVHACWWYYFSKFTEFMDTIFFVLRKKSSQVTTLHVIHHGCMPMSVWFGVKFTPGGHSTFFGLLNTFVHIVMYTYYMFSAMGPQYQKYLWWKKYLTTLQMVQFILIMVHAFQLLFIDCNYPKAFVWWIGMHAVMFFFLFNEFYKAAYRSRMMKKNGALANGHAKPNGYCKSINAHDDLAMPQTTEATATATPASKANGSSTPLSNGHANGVENVYKQVANGSAHKGANGGLSNGYATKLLDDASHELKQRKTPK
- the LOC6613830 gene encoding elongation of very long chain fatty acids protein AAEL008004 isoform X3; protein product: MALIMKYIDSISRYMDSHSDSRTKGWPMMSSPFPTLAVCLTYVYLVKVLGPRLMENRKPLNLQNTLVMYNAIQVVFSAWLFYECLMGGWWGSYSFRCQPVDYTDSPTSRRIGISGWLTGHYSFRCQPVDYSNNPRTLRMVHACWWYYFSKFTEFMDTIFFVLRKKSSQVTTLHVIHHGCMPMSVWFGVKFTPGGHSTFFGLLNTFVHIVMYTYYMFSAMGPQYQKYLWWKKYLTTLQMVQFILIMVHAFQLLFIDCNYPKAFVWWIGMHAVMFFFLFNEFYKAAYRSRMMKKNGALANGHAKPNGYCKSINAHDDLAMPQTTEATATATPASKANGSSTPLSNGHANGVENVYKQVANGSAHKGANGGLSNGYATKLLDDASHELKQRKTPK